One window of Peteryoungia desertarenae genomic DNA carries:
- a CDS encoding DNA cytosine methyltransferase gives MEHTAIDLFCGAGGLSAGLEMAGFKVLAGNDIFAAAGETFCRTHPNAKFILGPIEDLSVTELMSLTGLKPGELTVLAGGPPCQAYSVYNHQRGMHDARATLFKEYLRIVDGLRPQWIVMENVTGIYSIGGGEAVRAIKSELGALGYAVQEQVLRSEDFGVPQERRRVVFIGNRIGVPISHPLPTHGPEQGQPFTTIRDAIGDLPTLENGEDKGRVAYRDDIPSRFQRLMRGNQTMVEGHVAPTLGKVNMQRLPFIPPGGSWRDIPHELLPEGMKRAKRSDHTKRYGRMTWDGLSCTVLTKCDIHWGAYIHPEQDRAITVREAARLQAFPDWFEFAGSRTEQYVQIGNAVPPLLGKAIGDHLMQLISPAAKAAA, from the coding sequence ATGGAACATACGGCAATCGATCTGTTTTGCGGTGCCGGCGGACTCTCAGCCGGCTTGGAAATGGCCGGTTTCAAGGTGCTGGCTGGCAATGACATCTTCGCCGCAGCGGGTGAGACATTCTGCCGGACCCATCCAAACGCGAAGTTCATTCTGGGACCAATTGAGGATCTTTCTGTCACGGAACTGATGAGTTTAACTGGTCTAAAGCCGGGCGAACTGACAGTGCTTGCAGGTGGGCCGCCGTGCCAGGCTTATTCGGTTTACAATCATCAACGCGGTATGCACGACGCGCGCGCAACTTTGTTCAAGGAATATCTTCGGATCGTTGATGGGCTGCGCCCGCAGTGGATCGTGATGGAAAATGTCACTGGCATTTATTCCATCGGCGGAGGAGAAGCGGTCAGGGCCATAAAATCCGAACTGGGTGCGCTTGGATATGCAGTACAAGAACAGGTGCTGCGATCAGAAGACTTCGGTGTGCCGCAGGAGCGGCGGCGTGTGGTTTTTATCGGTAACCGGATCGGCGTGCCCATTTCGCACCCTCTCCCGACACATGGTCCTGAACAGGGACAGCCATTCACCACGATAAGGGATGCGATCGGCGATCTTCCGACACTGGAGAACGGTGAAGACAAGGGACGCGTGGCCTACAGGGATGATATCCCCAGCCGCTTTCAGCGCTTGATGCGCGGGAATCAGACAATGGTAGAGGGGCACGTGGCGCCGACCCTGGGAAAGGTCAACATGCAGCGTCTTCCCTTTATTCCGCCCGGGGGAAGCTGGCGCGACATTCCTCATGAACTTCTCCCGGAAGGCATGAAAAGAGCAAAGCGATCTGATCATACGAAGAGATACGGGCGCATGACATGGGACGGTCTGTCTTGTACGGTCTTGACCAAGTGCGATATCCATTGGGGTGCCTATATCCACCCCGAGCAGGACAGGGCAATAACCGTGCGCGAGGCTGCGCGCTTGCAGGCCTTCCCCGACTGGTTCGAGTTTGCCGGTTCAAGAACCGAGCAATATGTGCAGATTGGAAATGCTGTGCCACCGCTGCTCGGAAAAGCCATTGGCGACCACCTGATGCAATTGATTTCGCCCGCCGCCAAGGCTGCGGCCTAG
- a CDS encoding Na+/H+ antiporter subunit E: MIVLATGIVMAVIWGAVTGSGSVHNLLFGFVLSLLTLSLFREQLAGGASSSRTLRILSLVILFLVELAKSAWRVAILVIRPKLDVAPGIFAFPLTVTRDFEITLLANLITLTPGTLSVDVSEDRKFLYVHALDCSDPEAQKKDIAEGFERKILEAFG; the protein is encoded by the coding sequence ATGATCGTCCTCGCCACCGGCATTGTCATGGCCGTGATCTGGGGCGCTGTCACAGGCAGCGGCTCCGTTCACAATCTGCTTTTCGGCTTCGTCCTGTCGCTGCTGACGCTCAGCCTCTTCCGCGAACAGCTCGCCGGTGGAGCCTCGTCGAGCCGCACACTGCGCATCCTCTCGCTCGTCATCCTGTTCCTGGTGGAACTGGCAAAATCGGCCTGGCGGGTCGCCATCCTCGTCATCCGTCCGAAGCTGGATGTGGCGCCCGGCATTTTCGCCTTTCCGCTCACCGTCACCCGCGACTTCGAGATCACGCTTCTGGCAAACCTGATCACGCTGACGCCCGGCACGCTTTCGGTCGATGTCTCGGAAGACCGCAAGTTCCTCTATGTGCATGCGCTCGATTGCTCCGATCCGGAGGCGCAGAAGAAGGACATCGCAGAGGGTTTTGAGCGCAAGATACTGGAGGCCTTCGGCTGA
- a CDS encoding putative monovalent cation/H+ antiporter subunit A, with protein MLVMPGDLTLIAMLLPFAGAVLAPWLTARMGHNAAWPLALIPVFAFVHFAGFLPEIAAGEVITGGYVWVPSLALSFSWFIDGLSLTFALLITGIGTLIVLYAGGYMKGHPQQGRFTAYILLFMGAMLGLVISDSFLMLFIFWELTSITSFLLIGFDHRREASRRSALQALVVTGGGGLALLAGLIFLWNMTGVTQLSLLVNAGDVVRASPFYLAALFLVLGGAFTKSAQFPFHFWLPNAMEAPTPVSAFLHSATMVKAGVYLLMRLNPAMGGTLAWEILLPFFGGVTLLVGGILAIRQTDLKLMLAYTTVASLGLLVMLTGFDTPHAVEAAVLYLVAHSLFKGALFMVAGLIDHEAGTRDVTRLGGLRKAMPVTFIAAIFAAISMAGLPPFFGFLAKEEIYYALAGASPRAVFFTAVAIIGNALMFAIAFAVALKPFLGAEVKTPKHAHEGPVLLWLGPLTLAALGLLAAVFSPLAHQFVSTPMATAVAGEATPITISLIPHIGVPLALSLLTILVGIGVYRSLDRLRGMVDELLLGIGTGPDRWFDGFISGLVHVSYGLTRVVQSGRLQFYITATFVILAVTLLVPLFAYDELPALPGWPAEISFYELAFFAIAVIGIVTVVMAKDRLTAIVSLGIQGFAVAVLFLLFGAPDLSFTQFMVETLSVVILALVMTRLKLSVTDHRPFVPTILHGALALACGLGFMLLLMRATQGAFDPALSIFFNTYSKIIAHGANVVNVIIVDYRGVDTMGEIAVVMITGLAILALIRIRVAPRLQPEAPLVPAGPPVAREGVDQPALAEAAMASPAKSKSGARKSK; from the coding sequence ATGCTCGTGATGCCTGGCGATCTGACCCTGATCGCAATGCTGCTGCCCTTTGCCGGCGCAGTGCTTGCCCCCTGGTTGACGGCCCGCATGGGACATAATGCGGCCTGGCCGCTCGCCCTGATTCCGGTTTTCGCTTTCGTTCATTTTGCCGGTTTCCTGCCGGAGATTGCAGCCGGCGAGGTTATCACCGGCGGCTATGTCTGGGTTCCGAGCCTGGCGCTCAGCTTCTCCTGGTTCATCGATGGCCTGTCGCTCACCTTCGCGCTCCTGATTACCGGCATCGGCACGCTGATCGTGCTCTATGCCGGCGGTTACATGAAGGGCCATCCGCAGCAGGGCCGCTTCACCGCCTACATCCTGCTCTTCATGGGCGCGATGCTCGGTCTCGTCATCTCCGACAGCTTCCTGATGCTCTTCATCTTCTGGGAGCTGACCTCGATCACCTCCTTCCTGCTGATCGGCTTTGATCATCGCCGCGAAGCCTCGCGCCGCTCGGCGCTGCAGGCCCTGGTCGTCACCGGTGGCGGCGGTCTGGCGCTGCTTGCGGGCCTCATCTTCCTGTGGAACATGACCGGCGTCACCCAGCTCTCGCTGCTGGTCAATGCCGGCGATGTGGTGCGCGCCAGCCCCTTTTATCTGGCAGCGCTGTTCCTGGTTCTTGGCGGCGCCTTTACCAAGTCGGCCCAGTTCCCCTTCCATTTCTGGCTGCCCAACGCCATGGAAGCGCCAACGCCCGTCTCGGCCTTCCTGCACTCGGCCACCATGGTCAAGGCCGGCGTCTATCTCCTGATGCGGCTCAACCCGGCCATGGGCGGCACGCTCGCCTGGGAAATCCTTCTGCCCTTCTTCGGTGGCGTCACGCTGCTGGTCGGCGGCATTCTGGCCATCCGCCAGACCGATCTGAAACTGATGCTCGCCTATACGACGGTTGCCTCGCTTGGCCTCCTGGTCATGCTGACTGGCTTCGACACGCCCCATGCGGTGGAAGCGGCGGTGCTTTATCTCGTCGCCCATTCGCTGTTCAAGGGCGCGCTCTTCATGGTCGCCGGCCTCATCGACCATGAAGCCGGAACGCGCGATGTCACAAGGCTCGGCGGACTGCGCAAGGCCATGCCCGTCACCTTCATTGCCGCAATTTTTGCCGCCATATCCATGGCCGGCCTGCCGCCCTTCTTCGGCTTCCTCGCCAAGGAAGAGATCTATTACGCGCTGGCTGGCGCAAGCCCGCGTGCCGTCTTCTTCACCGCAGTGGCCATCATCGGCAATGCGCTGATGTTTGCCATCGCCTTTGCGGTTGCGCTGAAGCCCTTCCTCGGGGCCGAAGTCAAGACACCGAAACATGCCCATGAAGGTCCGGTGCTGCTCTGGCTCGGCCCGCTGACGCTCGCGGCACTCGGGCTTCTGGCCGCAGTCTTCTCGCCGCTCGCCCATCAGTTTGTCTCGACGCCGATGGCGACCGCCGTGGCAGGGGAGGCGACGCCGATCACCATCAGCCTCATCCCCCATATCGGCGTTCCGCTGGCACTTTCGCTTCTGACGATCCTTGTCGGCATCGGCGTCTATCGCAGTCTCGACCGCCTGCGTGGCATGGTCGATGAACTGCTGCTCGGCATCGGGACTGGCCCGGATCGCTGGTTCGATGGCTTCATCAGCGGCCTTGTCCATGTCTCCTATGGGCTCACCCGCGTCGTCCAGAGTGGCCGCCTGCAATTCTACATCACCGCCACCTTCGTCATTCTTGCTGTCACCCTGCTGGTGCCGCTCTTTGCCTATGACGAACTTCCCGCCCTGCCGGGCTGGCCGGCCGAGATCAGCTTCTACGAGCTTGCCTTCTTTGCCATCGCCGTGATCGGCATTGTCACCGTCGTCATGGCCAAGGACCGGCTGACCGCCATTGTCTCGCTCGGCATCCAGGGCTTTGCGGTCGCCGTGCTCTTTCTGCTCTTCGGCGCGCCGGATCTGTCCTTCACCCAGTTCATGGTCGAAACCCTGTCGGTGGTCATTCTCGCACTGGTCATGACCCGGTTGAAGCTCTCAGTCACCGATCATCGCCCGTTCGTGCCGACCATCCTGCATGGCGCGCTGGCGCTGGCCTGCGGCCTCGGCTTCATGCTGCTGCTCATGCGGGCAACCCAGGGTGCCTTTGATCCGGCCCTGTCGATCTTCTTCAACACCTATTCCAAGATCATCGCCCACGGCGCCAATGTGGTGAATGTCATCATCGTCGACTATCGCGGCGTCGATACCATGGGTGAGATCGCGGTTGTCATGATCACCGGCCTTGCCATCCTTGCGCTGATCCGCATCCGGGTGGCGCCACGCCTGCAGCCGGAGGCGCCTCTTGTGCCCGCCGGTCCGCCGGTGGCGCGCGAAGGCGTCGACCAGCCGGCGCTCGCCGAGGCCGCCATGGCCAGCCCTGCCAAATCCAAGTCGGGAGCCCGCAAGAGCAAATGA
- a CDS encoding Na+/H+ antiporter subunit D: MAAPSDKIVDYASALVMEPASFAQWLTILPIGLCLSFGALLMMVRHRTDLHPPIALVALGLVVGAEVMLLAEVMANGPITMMMGRWLPPFGIAITVDLTGALLTLSAGIVAFASVLYSITDVDKSGRRYGFYPFLLVLVAGVSGAFLTGDIFNLYVWFEVLLISSFGLLILGSEREQIDGALKYAVLNLIATTLFLITVAYVYAVFGTLNMADIAIKAQTMTESAPLVTIAALFIFAFSMKAAAFPVNFWLPASYHTPRVVVSALFAGLLTKVGVYALLRIMVMLFPVQLETLSLTVGVLAVLTMIMGAFGALAQTDTRRFLGFVVIVGIGNMLAGLAIGGPAAIAATIFYALHSIVLMTALYMIAGEAARIGGSFRLQGLSGLWITAPAFGGLSLALFFAASGLPPFSGFWPKAMLVKASLDIGAWWLAASVLVSGFLVTIAFGRVFLLAYWRPPVEAPRDAELGPAIALKPAHLWLRHGPITLLAAFVIWFGLFPEPLIALSQQAAVGLLDPSSYIQSVFPTRGAP, from the coding sequence ATGGCTGCACCTTCCGACAAGATTGTTGATTATGCCTCTGCCCTGGTGATGGAGCCTGCCAGCTTCGCGCAATGGCTGACCATCCTGCCCATTGGCCTCTGCCTGAGCTTCGGCGCGCTTTTGATGATGGTGCGCCATCGCACCGATCTTCATCCACCCATTGCCCTTGTCGCCCTGGGCCTGGTGGTGGGCGCGGAAGTCATGCTGCTGGCCGAAGTCATGGCAAACGGTCCGATCACCATGATGATGGGTCGCTGGCTGCCGCCCTTCGGCATTGCGATCACGGTCGACCTCACGGGCGCGCTGCTGACGCTGTCTGCCGGTATCGTCGCCTTTGCCAGCGTCCTCTATTCGATCACCGATGTGGACAAGAGCGGTCGCCGCTACGGCTTCTATCCCTTCCTGCTGGTGCTGGTGGCCGGTGTGTCCGGCGCTTTCCTGACCGGCGATATCTTCAACCTCTATGTCTGGTTCGAAGTCCTGCTGATTTCCTCCTTCGGCCTCTTGATCCTCGGCTCGGAGCGCGAGCAGATCGACGGTGCCTTGAAATATGCGGTGCTGAACCTGATCGCGACCACGCTGTTCCTGATCACGGTCGCCTATGTCTATGCCGTCTTCGGCACCCTCAACATGGCCGATATCGCCATCAAGGCGCAGACCATGACGGAAAGCGCGCCGCTGGTCACGATCGCAGCGCTCTTCATCTTTGCTTTCTCGATGAAGGCCGCAGCCTTTCCGGTCAATTTCTGGCTGCCCGCCTCCTATCACACGCCGCGCGTGGTCGTCTCGGCGCTCTTTGCCGGTCTCCTGACCAAGGTCGGCGTCTATGCGCTGCTGCGCATCATGGTCATGCTCTTCCCGGTCCAGCTCGAAACGCTGAGCCTGACGGTCGGCGTGCTGGCCGTGCTGACCATGATCATGGGCGCATTCGGCGCGCTCGCCCAGACCGATACCCGCCGCTTCCTCGGCTTCGTGGTCATTGTCGGCATCGGCAACATGCTGGCGGGTCTTGCCATCGGTGGACCGGCGGCCATTGCCGCAACCATCTTCTATGCGCTCCACTCCATCGTGCTGATGACCGCGCTCTACATGATCGCGGGCGAGGCCGCCCGGATTGGCGGTTCCTTCCGCCTGCAGGGATTGTCGGGCCTGTGGATCACGGCGCCCGCCTTTGGTGGCCTGTCGCTCGCGCTCTTCTTTGCCGCCAGCGGCCTGCCGCCCTTCTCCGGCTTCTGGCCCAAGGCCATGCTGGTCAAGGCCTCGCTCGACATCGGAGCCTGGTGGCTTGCCGCCTCGGTCCTCGTGTCGGGTTTCCTCGTCACCATTGCCTTCGGCCGTGTCTTCCTCCTTGCCTATTGGCGCCCGCCGGTCGAGGCGCCCCGTGACGCAGAGCTTGGCCCGGCCATTGCCTTGAAGCCCGCCCATCTGTGGCTCCGCCATGGGCCGATTACGCTGCTTGCAGCCTTCGTCATCTGGTTCGGCCTCTTCCCCGAGCCGCTGATTGCGCTCAGCCAGCAGGCGGCTGTGGGTCTGCTCGATCCGTCATCCTATATCCAGTCCGTCTTCCCGACCCGAGGTGCACCATGA
- a CDS encoding NotI family restriction endonuclease, which produces MAELNLLSNQRRLRSAEAKRLEQLHEKLLRQKALERPCPFKISSAHPTCTKPGGVCSIRLYQQEGDGIAPVAGNKGRIRALCPARFHQNGVAFDRVGELLLEDSEPKRIGEVGFLKSTGNLDSAPGEDVGRIDMILVKNEEEDTSAIEWVAVEVQAVYFSGKNMQIEFDHIKRTDGKLSMAREKRRPDYRSSGVKRLMPQLLTKVPTLRRWGKKMAVVVDAPFFQSMGRMDTVSDVSNADIVWFLVDFLDNGDDALFHLAVVEEVYTTLDAATLGLTGGLPVTKSEFEQRIKSKSNLKHIAR; this is translated from the coding sequence ATGGCTGAATTGAATCTGCTGTCGAACCAACGTCGTTTGAGATCTGCTGAAGCTAAACGACTTGAGCAGTTGCATGAGAAATTGCTGAGGCAGAAGGCCCTAGAACGGCCATGCCCTTTCAAGATAAGTAGCGCGCATCCGACCTGCACAAAACCGGGTGGTGTGTGTTCGATCCGGCTCTATCAGCAGGAAGGGGACGGAATTGCCCCTGTTGCAGGCAATAAGGGTCGCATTCGTGCGCTCTGTCCTGCCCGATTTCACCAGAACGGCGTGGCCTTCGATAGAGTTGGAGAACTGTTGCTGGAGGATTCTGAGCCAAAGCGTATCGGCGAAGTGGGATTTCTGAAATCCACCGGCAACTTGGACAGCGCACCGGGCGAGGATGTTGGCCGGATCGATATGATCCTCGTCAAGAATGAAGAAGAGGATACGAGCGCCATTGAGTGGGTGGCTGTCGAAGTCCAGGCCGTCTATTTTTCCGGCAAGAACATGCAAATCGAGTTCGATCACATCAAGCGCACCGATGGCAAACTCTCGATGGCCCGCGAAAAACGCAGGCCCGATTATCGCAGCAGCGGCGTGAAGCGCCTGATGCCGCAACTCCTGACCAAAGTACCGACCTTGAGACGATGGGGAAAGAAAATGGCGGTTGTCGTGGATGCGCCCTTTTTTCAGTCCATGGGCAGAATGGACACTGTTTCGGACGTTTCGAACGCTGACATTGTCTGGTTTCTGGTCGATTTTCTCGACAATGGGGACGACGCCTTGTTCCACCTCGCGGTGGTGGAAGAGGTCTACACGACGCTTGATGCTGCAACACTTGGTCTGACAGGTGGTCTGCCTGTGACCAAGTCTGAATTTGAGCAGCGGATAAAGTCCAAGTCGAACCTCAAGCATATTGCTCGGTGA
- a CDS encoding helix-turn-helix domain-containing protein — protein MSSNPESREPSPTDQAANLAMASAVADFVDIDPAHLSHQRLLGMVVRQLTLEVLSLTGQDPEAGSASRRLMSHVRQIAMYVCHVAYSMPQAEIALVFGRDRSTVRHACHIVEDRRDDPAFDTLVSIIERMACTVHLVAGARR, from the coding sequence ATGTCATCCAACCCCGAAAGCCGAGAACCGTCACCGACCGATCAGGCAGCAAATCTGGCTATGGCCAGTGCAGTAGCCGACTTCGTTGACATCGACCCCGCCCATCTCTCGCACCAGCGCCTGCTGGGCATGGTGGTGCGCCAGTTGACGCTGGAGGTGCTGAGCCTCACCGGGCAAGATCCCGAGGCCGGCAGCGCCAGCCGCCGGCTGATGTCCCATGTCCGCCAGATCGCCATGTATGTCTGCCATGTCGCCTATTCCATGCCCCAGGCCGAGATAGCACTGGTCTTCGGGCGTGATCGCAGCACCGTGCGCCATGCCTGCCACATCGTCGAGGATCGGCGTGATGATCCGGCCTTCGATACGCTTGTCTCGATCATCGAGCGCATGGCCTGCACTGTGCATCTGGTTGCGGGAGCGCGCCGATGA
- a CDS encoding MucR family transcriptional regulator has protein sequence MSETSHNSDDHLFVELTADIVAAYVSNHVVPVSELSHLIADVHAALSNTTSPAPVASVVEKPKPAVSVRKSVQDDHLVCLECGGSFKSLKRHLMTHHGLGPEEYREKWDLPADYPMVAPAYAEARSRLAKEMGLGQRRKRGR, from the coding sequence ATGTCTGAGACATCCCACAATTCCGACGACCATCTCTTTGTCGAACTGACTGCCGATATTGTTGCTGCCTATGTCAGCAATCATGTGGTTCCGGTCAGCGAATTGAGCCACCTCATTGCTGATGTTCACGCTGCTTTGAGCAATACCACGTCACCCGCACCCGTTGCTTCAGTCGTCGAAAAGCCGAAGCCGGCGGTATCGGTTCGCAAATCCGTTCAGGATGATCATCTGGTCTGTCTGGAATGCGGTGGTTCCTTCAAGTCGCTGAAGCGCCACCTGATGACCCATCACGGTCTTGGCCCGGAAGAATACCGCGAAAAATGGGATCTGCCGGCCGATTATCCGATGGTTGCCCCCGCTTATGCGGAAGCCCGTTCGCGCCTTGCCAAGGAAATGGGTCTTGGCCAGCGCCGCAAGCGCGGCAGGTAA
- a CDS encoding AraC family transcriptional regulator, producing the protein MISLPLSFLVSLVLAAIILRLLMQPREEVRANRMFIALLAVYMLQTVLVGLRWGYGVTAILPLLTLVASIIPPLSYLTFRDLVAARPGLRLSDWPHALPPLILLLLLRFFRDPIDLLLMAEFFGYGFMLLFLTRHGPDGLIASRLDGSLRSYRSLQIAGYALIASALTDMAVSLDLAFGFGQAPLVVSLATTLTLLLLGFAATMAGSEGKGSEDEDTATEAGSPVLLPEAEKRDITPDHTETARRLDQLMEEKAPWRDADLNLARLARKLGIPARQVSEAVNRVHRLSVSQYVNNCRVGEACRLLDETDEPVTRIMFEAGFITKSNFNREFTRATGMSPSDWRRREGHPKADRFSGR; encoded by the coding sequence ATGATCTCCCTGCCGCTCTCCTTCCTTGTCTCCCTGGTGCTGGCCGCCATCATCCTGCGCCTTCTGATGCAGCCGCGCGAGGAGGTCCGGGCAAATCGCATGTTCATCGCGCTGCTGGCCGTCTACATGCTGCAGACCGTTCTGGTCGGGCTGCGCTGGGGCTATGGCGTAACCGCCATCCTGCCGCTTCTGACCCTGGTCGCCAGCATCATCCCGCCGCTCTCCTATCTGACCTTTCGCGATCTCGTCGCCGCGCGTCCCGGTCTTCGCCTGAGCGATTGGCCCCATGCCCTGCCGCCCCTCATCCTGCTGCTTCTGCTGCGCTTCTTCCGCGATCCGATCGACCTCCTGCTGATGGCCGAGTTCTTCGGCTATGGCTTCATGCTGCTTTTTCTCACCCGCCACGGGCCGGACGGTCTGATCGCGTCGAGGCTCGATGGCTCGCTGCGCTCCTATCGCTCCTTGCAGATTGCCGGCTACGCGCTGATTGCCTCGGCCCTGACCGACATGGCCGTCAGCCTCGATCTGGCCTTCGGCTTTGGCCAGGCGCCGCTTGTCGTCTCGCTTGCCACGACGCTGACCCTCCTGCTCCTCGGTTTTGCCGCCACCATGGCCGGCAGTGAAGGGAAGGGGAGCGAAGACGAGGATACCGCAACGGAGGCGGGCTCTCCGGTCTTGCTGCCAGAGGCGGAAAAGCGCGACATCACCCCGGACCATACGGAAACGGCAAGACGCCTCGATCAGCTGATGGAGGAGAAAGCCCCTTGGCGCGACGCCGACCTCAATCTCGCCCGCCTTGCCCGCAAGCTCGGAATTCCTGCCCGCCAGGTCTCGGAAGCCGTCAACCGCGTGCACCGGCTCAGCGTCTCGCAATATGTCAACAACTGCCGCGTGGGCGAAGCCTGCCGCCTGCTCGACGAAACGGACGAACCCGTCACCCGCATCATGTTCGAGGCCGGCTTCATCACCAAGTCCAACTTCAACCGCGAATTCACCCGCGCCACCGGCATGAGCCCCAGCGACTGGCGCAGGCGGGAAGGTCATCCAAAAGCCGATCGTTTTTCCGGTCGATGA
- a CDS encoding Na+/H+ antiporter subunit B yields the protein MNTLIFRTAAPFLTALMLLFSIFVLLRGHNEPGGGFIGGLIAASAFAIYAIAFGVQHVRRAMVFHPMSIAGAGLQLSVLSGFVSAPLGYPFMTGVWVYPTLFGVEVPLATVISFDIGVYLVVVGTFTSIALALEERDDG from the coding sequence ATGAACACGCTGATCTTCCGCACCGCAGCCCCGTTCCTCACGGCCCTGATGCTGCTCTTTTCCATCTTCGTCCTGCTGCGCGGTCACAACGAGCCGGGCGGCGGCTTCATCGGCGGGCTGATTGCGGCTTCCGCCTTCGCCATCTATGCCATTGCCTTTGGCGTGCAGCATGTCCGCCGCGCCATGGTCTTCCATCCGATGTCGATTGCCGGTGCCGGCCTTCAGCTGTCGGTCCTGTCCGGCTTTGTCTCCGCGCCGCTCGGCTATCCCTTCATGACCGGCGTCTGGGTCTATCCGACGCTCTTCGGTGTCGAGGTGCCGCTCGCCACCGTCATCTCTTTCGATATCGGTGTCTATCTCGTGGTCGTCGGCACCTTCACCTCGATTGCGCTGGCGCTTGAAGAAAGGGATGATGGCTGA
- the mnhG gene encoding monovalent cation/H(+) antiporter subunit G — MDLVVAILTAAIVVVGALFSLLAAIGIIRLPDLYTRMHAASKAGTVGSGLLLLAVGIHSGEYSVFFRALAGIIFFILTAPIAAHLLAKAAHSVGYPMSKESVRDELKSL; from the coding sequence ATGGATCTCGTTGTCGCAATCCTGACAGCCGCGATTGTCGTGGTCGGAGCCCTGTTCTCGCTCCTCGCTGCGATCGGCATCATCCGTCTGCCGGACCTCTACACCCGCATGCATGCCGCCTCCAAGGCCGGTACCGTCGGCTCCGGTCTGCTCCTGCTCGCCGTTGGCATTCATTCCGGTGAGTATTCGGTTTTTTTCCGCGCCCTGGCCGGCATCATCTTCTTCATCCTGACCGCACCGATCGCCGCCCATCTTCTGGCCAAGGCGGCCCATTCCGTGGGCTATCCCATGTCGAAAGAGTCGGTTCGGGATGAATTGAAGTCTCTATGA
- the msrB gene encoding peptide-methionine (R)-S-oxide reductase MsrB, which produces MSDTKVPKIVKTDAEWREQLTPEQYRILREHGTERAFTGPYWDNFDKGLYRCAACDEPLFISDTKFDAGCGWPSYFEPVKPDVVTEHRDTSFGMVRTEVRCANCGGHLGHVFPDGPKPTGLRYCINGHSMVFEPLG; this is translated from the coding sequence ATGAGCGATACCAAGGTTCCGAAAATCGTCAAGACCGATGCAGAATGGCGTGAACAATTGACGCCCGAGCAATACAGGATCCTGCGCGAACATGGCACGGAGCGCGCCTTTACAGGACCGTACTGGGACAATTTCGACAAGGGCCTCTATCGCTGCGCGGCCTGTGACGAGCCTCTTTTCATATCCGACACCAAGTTTGACGCCGGCTGCGGCTGGCCGAGCTATTTCGAGCCGGTGAAGCCCGATGTGGTGACCGAGCACCGCGACACCTCCTTCGGCATGGTGCGCACGGAAGTGCGCTGCGCCAATTGCGGCGGGCATCTCGGCCATGTCTTTCCCGACGGGCCGAAGCCGACAGGCCTGCGCTACTGCATCAACGGCCATTCGATGGTGTTTGAACCACTGGGGTGA
- a CDS encoding cation:proton antiporter, which produces MTADTIVHASTTFALVVLGIALLVTVYRVVIGPTLPDRVIALDMLVGIAIGFIAVIALRTGYTVYIDIAIALGLVGFLATVAFARFILARGKVGEGEGQAQASAARGKSDGPAKPAGARKVAGKPSGATTRKSAAAKAAKTPTTPKGAK; this is translated from the coding sequence ATGACTGCGGACACGATCGTTCACGCTTCCACGACATTCGCGCTGGTGGTCCTCGGGATCGCCCTTCTGGTCACCGTCTATCGCGTGGTCATTGGCCCGACGCTCCCCGATCGGGTGATCGCGCTCGACATGCTGGTCGGCATCGCCATCGGCTTCATTGCCGTGATTGCGCTGCGCACCGGCTACACGGTCTATATCGACATCGCGATTGCGCTCGGCCTTGTCGGCTTCCTCGCGACCGTTGCCTTCGCCCGCTTCATCCTGGCGCGCGGCAAGGTCGGGGAAGGGGAGGGGCAGGCGCAAGCCTCCGCAGCCCGGGGCAAATCGGATGGTCCGGCAAAGCCGGCAGGTGCCAGGAAGGTTGCGGGCAAGCCGTCAGGTGCCACCACGCGTAAGAGCGCCGCTGCGAAGGCCGCTAAGACGCCCACCACGCCCAAGGGAGCTAAGTGA
- a CDS encoding Na+/H+ antiporter subunit C, whose product MEALFAVLVGIFFAAAIYLMLSKHIIRVLLGIVLLGNGVNLVIFTAGRLTQAVPPIIPGDADALAATAANPLPQALILTAIVISFSFFCFLLVLTYRAYQDLGTDDTDEMRIAEPEGDVMPPRGY is encoded by the coding sequence ATGGAAGCCCTGTTTGCCGTCCTGGTTGGCATCTTCTTTGCCGCTGCCATTTATCTGATGCTGTCGAAGCATATCATCCGCGTGCTGCTTGGCATTGTTCTGCTCGGCAACGGCGTCAATCTGGTGATCTTCACCGCCGGTCGCCTGACCCAGGCCGTGCCGCCGATCATCCCCGGTGATGCCGATGCACTGGCCGCCACCGCCGCCAATCCCTTGCCCCAGGCTCTGATCCTGACGGCCATCGTCATCTCCTTTTCCTTCTTCTGCTTCCTGCTGGTGCTGACCTACCGCGCCTATCAGGATCTGGGAACGGACGATACCGACGAGATGCGGATTGCCGAGCCGGAAGGCGACGTGATGCCGCCACGCGGCTACTGA